A section of the Castanea sativa cultivar Marrone di Chiusa Pesio chromosome 12, ASM4071231v1 genome encodes:
- the LOC142619369 gene encoding B3 domain-containing protein At4g01580-like: protein MLDFGDELSTSATLIVPNGGTWKVGLLKAEWSIWFCECWEDFVEFYSIFVEHLLVFRYERNSNFHVIIFDTTATETQYPSNNNVNLEDTVDLTELDEINISRQYKQPFDTSSKGRDRAIGATKIFMPKGRSFMAVMQSYNIWLNYVYVPKEFADKHIAWNQFVDLQTCGEKQWRVRCYCHTATSSAMRIGKGWAAFSTKNI from the exons ATGCTAGATTTTGGAGATGAGCTTTCCACTTCAGCTACACTCATTGTTCCCAATGGTGGTACTTGGAAAGTGGGATTGTTGAAAGCTGAGTGGAGCATTTGGTTTTGTGAATGTTGGGAGGATTTTGTTGAGTTCTATTCTATTTTCGTTGAGCACCTTTTGGTCTTCAGATatgaaagaaattcaaattttcatgtTATTATATTTGATACGACTGCCACTGAGACTCAATATCCATCCAACAATAATGTTAATTTGGAAGATACTGTGGACTTGACCGAATTAGATGAGATAAACATCTCGAGGCAGTACAAACAGCCTTTTGACACTTCTTCAAAAGGAAGGGATAGAGCAATCGGAGCAACCAAAATATTCATGCCTAAAGGTCGTTCTTTCATGGCTGTCATGCAATCGTATAATATATGGCTTAACTATGTT TATGTGCCTAAGGAATTTGCTGACAAGCATATTGCTTGGAATCAATTTGTGGATCTTCAGACTTGTGGAGAAAAACAATGGCGTGTCCGGTGCTATTGTCATACTGCTACATCTTCAGCCATGAGAATAGGGAAAGGATGGGCTgctttttcaacaaaaaatatttag